The Actinomyces viscosus genome segment TACTTGAGGTTGAGACCGTACATGGCCGGCTCGGTGACGCCGCAGAAGGCGGAGATGGTGGCGGGGGCGGCCATGCGCTTGATGCGGGCGTCGCGAACCTTGAGCCAGACGGCCAGGGCGCCGCCGCCCTGGGCGATCATGGTGGCCGAGACGATGGCGTTGAGGTGGGAGTATCCGGGGCTGGCGAGCTCGGAGGAGATGATCGGGATGACCGCCCAGTGCAGGCCGAAGATGACCAGGCACTGGTAGAAGCCGCCGATGAGCAGACCCGCGAGCGTGTAGTTGATGTCCAGGACCGCGTTGATGACGGAGGCGATGCCACCGGAGACGAGCATGACGGCGGGCCCGAAGACCAGCAGGATGAGTGCGGAGACCACGAAGATCTCGATGAGCGGCCCGAAGATGGGCCGGATGACGGCCGGCAGGGCCTTCTTGAGCCAGGGCTCGATCTTGGAGGCGAGCCAGGCCCCCACGATGATGGGGAAGATCGAGTAGGCGTAGGCGTTGTTGGCGGGCAGGGAGACGGGGATACCGAAGAAGTCGGCGTTGAAGACGGTGCGTCCCACGGTGATGACGTCGCTGGTGTTCTTAGACATCTCCACCACGGAGGGGTAGCAGAGTACGCCACCGATGATCGCCACGACGATGGGGTCGGCGCCCAGGCGCTTGGCGGCGGTGAAGCCGACGATGATCGGCAGGAAGTAGAACATCGACGAGCTCATGGCGTCGATGAAGTGGTAGGTGTTGGAGGCCTCGGTGACAATCTTGTACTGCATGAGCAGCGCCAGGATCCCCTTGAGGATTCCGGAGGCAGCCAGCATGCCGACCACGGGGATCATCGAGCCGGTGATGACGCCGATGAGGGAGGAGAAGCCGAGCTTGACCCAGCCCCAGAGCGTTGTGGGCCGCTCGACGACCTCGACGTCGGCGGCCTGCTCGCCGCCGCCCACGTTGGGCAGCTGGGCGACGACGGCGTCGTAGACGTCGACGACGTCGGGGCCGATGACGACCTGGTACTGACCGCCGGACTTGACCACGTCGATGACGCCGTCAAGGTCGGCCACCGCCTCGTCGTCGGCCAGGGACTCGTCCTTGAGGTAGAAGCGCACGCGGGTGATGCAGTGCAGGACGGAGCGGACGTTGTCGGGGCCGCCGATGCCGGTGATGATGTCGGCGGCGGTGGCGTCGAAGCCGGTCAATCCGTCGGTGCGCTCGCCGTCGGCCCCGCTACCACTAGCCTCGACGG includes the following:
- a CDS encoding glucose PTS transporter subunit IIA, translating into MSQPDQGPEVPISAPVTGMVIDLADVPDPVFSSKAVGDGLGVEPDDGAIVSPVDATVTMVAGTGHAIGFKSESGLEVLLHLGVDTVELEGAPFDLSVKVGDTVKAGDSLGTMDLEAVRAAGKATTAIVVLTNTITHLADLTVTTGHADAGAAIATATLKGEDDSQAGSAGTSAAVEASGSGADGERTDGLTGFDATAADIITGIGGPDNVRSVLHCITRVRFYLKDESLADDEAVADLDGVIDVVKSGGQYQVVIGPDVVDVYDAVVAQLPNVGGGEQAADVEVVERPTTLWGWVKLGFSSLIGVITGSMIPVVGMLAASGILKGILALLMQYKIVTEASNTYHFIDAMSSSMFYFLPIIVGFTAAKRLGADPIVVAIIGGVLCYPSVVEMSKNTSDVITVGRTVFNADFFGIPVSLPANNAYAYSIFPIIVGAWLASKIEPWLKKALPAVIRPIFGPLIEIFVVSALILLVFGPAVMLVSGGIASVINAVLDINYTLAGLLIGGFYQCLVIFGLHWAVIPIISSELASPGYSHLNAIVSATMIAQGGGALAVWLKVRDARIKRMAAPATISAFCGVTEPAMYGLNLKYGRIFITASVGGAVGGLLTGLLNVNMWGFTGAFVGFPSFVNPEGVDSSFTGFWIAGVAALVVSFLCTYFFGFKQADFEKERTVKKVRLGNREPVAK